In Vairimorpha necatrix chromosome 8, complete sequence, a single window of DNA contains:
- a CDS encoding putative SP-containing protein, with product MILFTLQFCLFRIYSLSIVEISPEIHSIIKIDLNLIHSYDLNSILPCNTNIPDNFAICKDIHCGSFLYIFRKQDNRLIETAQLLVSFNQATYIDPENIVKHINNDHIYINKLPAFFINIQNEEGFFVNLNVQSNYTDDIFYDIIDQMRIQDNRMEYILASNNFLTNYRYCSHLLKHKIFNDMYTFIIIQLHDSLWISFFTTLIVIMKNNKSDMINRIIKLIQRTTETFIRKKILNHYLKFDSVNQEDLKEKIRFFILQDVFNILNLTIRPGCPLYIYGLCRVPKKLVGERCVVLTFNIKGIKRIKSSYIEDIKRKQKIDSMVKQKNETVEFYILPRELVEKNIREIRIIIMTENITYHTKTIELSKYYIG from the coding sequence ATGATTTTGTTTACTTTACAATTTTGTTTGTTCCGAATATATTCCCTTTCGATAGTCGAAATTTCTCCCGAAATCCACtctataataaaaatagacTTAAATCTAATTCATTCTTATGATTTAAATTCCATCTTACCCTGTAACACTAATATTCCCGATAACTTCGCCATCTGTAAAGATATCCACTGCGGTAGTTTTCTTTACATTTTTCGGAAACAAGACAATCGCCTTATAGAAACAGCTCAGTTACTCGTGTCATTTAACCAGGCCACATACATAGACCCAGAAAACATCGTCaaacatataaataatgaCCATATTTACATTAATAAACTTCCCGcattctttattaatattcaaaatgaagaagggttttttgtaaatctaAATGTTCAGTCAAATTATACAGACGACATATTTTACGATATAATTGATCAAATGAGAATACAAGACAACAGAATGGAATACATTCTGGCATCTAATAACTTCTTAACAAATTATAGATATTGTAGTCATCTactaaaacataaaatatttaatgatATGTACACATTCATAATAATACAATTACATGATTCATTGTGGATAAGCTTCTTTACTACCTTGATAGTAATAATGaagaataataaatcaGATATGATAAAcagaataataaaactaataCAGAGAACTACAGAAAcatttataagaaaaaaaatactaaatcattatttaaaatttgattctGTAAACCaagaagatttaaaagagaaaattagattttttatattacaagatgtttttaatattctgAATTTGACTATAAGGCCAGGATGTcctttatatatttatggATTGTGTAGAGTgccaaaaaaattagtagGGGAAAGATGTGTAGTGCTCacatttaatataaaaggaATAAAAAGAATCAAATCTAGCTATAttgaagatataaaaagaaaacaaaagatTGATTCTATGGTTAAGCAAAAAAATGAGACAGtagaattttatatcttaCCAAGGGAATTAGTAGAGAAAAATATACGagaaataagaataataataatgacagaaaatataacataCCATACGAAAACAATAGAACTaagtaaatattatataggatga
- a CDS encoding Per1-like protein, with translation MVYYKCTEKCSSDLSQIVTVNLLDTIFNRSLSEKINNMCHYFCLKDLNLKNIKRNGRWGFCPILGMTEFFSSLFSFTNFLINIISYNSFIKPNLRHLKLRSVFILQYLITNMAFLSSTLFHIHENTLTRNMDYFFAILVLLFGLYMSIMRLALVYNLELRTRKILRSIFISYYIFHVSKMAQDFDYVFNKFSCLIIIILTLSFNFFIYKNYKNFKYAKNILFFTGLFFLAGYIEIQDLPPYSYLIDSHAMWHLFGSLCTPFYMKFWGDDIKNNRLLYNNIRINRKMK, from the coding sequence ATGGTCTACTACAAATGTACAGAGAAATGCTCTTCAGATCTCAGTCAAATTGTCACTGTAAATTTACTGGACACAATTTTCAATAGATCCCTCtcagaaaaaataaacaacaTGTGTCATTATTTCTGTCTCAAAGATCTAAAccttaaaaacataaaaagaaatggAAGATGGGGCTTCTGCCCCATCTTAGGCATGACTgagtttttttcttctttattttcatttacaaatttcttaatcaatataatttcttataaCTCGTTTATAAAACCAAATCTGCGTCATTTAAAACTCAGATCAGTTTtcattttacaatatttaatcACCAATATGGCTTTTCTCTCCAGTACCTTGTTTCATATACACGAGAATACATTGACAAGAAACATGGATTATTTCTTCGCGATTTTAGTGCTTTTATTCGGTCTTTATATGTCAATAATGAGACTAGCACTAGTTTATAATTTGGAATTAAGAACTAGAAAGATATTAAGaagtatatttatttcttattatatttttcatgtTTCTAAAATGGCTCAAGATTTtgattatgtttttaataagttCTCttgtttaataataataatctTGACACTTagttttaacttttttatttataaaaattataaaaattttaaatacgcgaaaaatattttattttttacggggttgttttttttagcGGGATATATTGAAATACAAGATTTGCCGCCttattcttatttaataGATTCTCATGCTATGTGGCATTTATTTGGAAGTTTGTGTACGCCTTTTTATATGAAGTTTTGGGGAgatgatataaaaaataatagattGTTATACAACAACATAAGAATAAAcagaaaaatgaaataa
- a CDS encoding ATP-dependent RNA helicase eIF4A (TIF1), whose protein sequence is MSCENNESKQLKMYHNWEDYNLDEDLVRGIYNMGFETPSHIQKVAIKPIIDGKDIRAQAQSGTGKTGAFAIGSLQCVDRNLPCTQVLVIVSTREIAAQNASRFKEISMYMGINVCLLSGGSSVSQDINNLNINPHVVVGTPGRVDQMIQQNHLKTDKIKLFVIDEADEMLQSGFQEQVKSIFKSLNRNSVQIAMFSATYEEEELRVSEEVLKDPVVIDLRQDNQTLAGIQQFYINLGKDESPRKDDYSVKCSTLVDLLKNYSFGQTVIFVTSKIKANFVYNGLMQHEIPCELISSDLTQSQRVEVLDRFRSGANRILISSGLLSRGVDIQNLSVVFCLDVPSEDKKSTYIHRIGRSGRYGKKGFAINILHEHEFLNLTKIEKFYNTKIVQLAHYHLEQFKLNKE, encoded by the coding sequence ATGTCATGTGAAAATAATGAAtcaaaacaattaaaaatgtacCACAACTGGGAAGACTACAATCTGGATGAAGATCTAGTCAGaggaatttataatatggGCTTCGAGACACCAAGTCATATCCAGAAAGTGGCCATTAAACCAATCATAGATGGTAAAGATATCAGAGCTCAAGCTCAAAGTGGTACTGGGAAAACAGGAGCATTCGCCATTGGCTCTTTACAATGTGTAGACAGAAATCTCCCCTGTACTCAAGTACTAGTCATAGTCAGTACTAGAGAAATAGCAGCCCAGAATGCGAGtagatttaaagaaatcTCAATGTACATGGGAATAAATGTCTGCTTACTAAGTGGAGGATCTTCTGTCTCTCAAGATATTAATAATCTTAATATTAACCCCCATGTAGTGGTAGGGACACCAGGAAGAGTAGACCAGATGATTCAACAGAATCATCTGAAAACTGATAAGATCAAATTATTCGTAATAGACGAAGCAGATGAAATGTTACAGAGTGGATTCCAGGAACAAgtaaaatcaatatttaaaagtcTAAACAGGAATTCAGTCCAAATTGCCATGTTTAGTGCGACTTACGAAGAAGAAGAACTCAGAGTAAGCGAAGAAGTCTTAAAAGACCCCGTAGTCATCGACTTAAGACAAGATAACCAGACACTGGCGGGTATACAACAATTCTATATAAATCTAGGAAAAGACGAGTCCCCAAGGAAAGATGACTACTCAGTCAAGTGTTCTACACTAGTggatttattaaagaattattCTTTCGGCCAGACTGTCATTTTCGTGACTTCTAAAATCAAGGCCAATTTTGTCTACAATGGTTTAATGCAGCATGAAATCCCCTGTGAACTTATAAGCTCAGATTTGACTCAATCTCAGAGGGTCGAAGTCTTAGACAGATTTAGATCTGGGGCTAATAGGATCCTGATTTCTAGTGGGCTACTGAGTAGAGGAGTGGATATACAGAATCTCAGTGTAGTTTTCTGCCTTGATGTCCCCAGTGAAGATAAGAAGAGTACTTATATTCACAGGATAGGAAGATCAGGGAGATATGGAAAGAAAGGATTTgctattaatattttacatgagcatgaatttttaaatttgactAAGATTGAGAAGTTTTATAATACTAAAATAGTGCAACTTGCTCATTATCATTTAGaacaatttaaattaaataaagaataa
- a CDS encoding phospholipid-transporting ATPase domain-containing protein, translating to MKKFRIINSNTSNFPDNVICNMKYRWYSIIFSVLLNQFEFFYNSFFFLISISQCIEKFAINSPITSLGPWLLVYFINLLKESFDDYKRNERDYNINNQMYTVYRNKQFRNIRSKNIKVGDFIILEKNQRVPADCLLLKTSDQTGQLFLRTDQLDGETDWKLRTAVRMIQKETFIINFKDVKILAEEPNKEIYKFNGVISKEEIDLKGINLEEPRKKGFFDLIKKQEEEEGEVVNEEVYSFITKIKTEGIINKDCGLMVSHQSEKNVLNYNFYCSSSSYPKGMIFFYIYRRENIVHFPPINIVW from the coding sequence atgaaaaaattcagaattataaattctaaTACTTCTAATTTCCCTGATAATGTCATTTGTAACATGAAATACAGATGGTATTCAATAATCTTCTCTGTTTTACTAAACCAATTTGAATTCTTTTACAActcatttttctttttaatttccaTATCTCAATgtatagaaaaatttgcTATAAATTCTCCTATTACTTCTTTAGGCCCATGGCTCCTTGTTTATTTCATTAATCTACTTAAAGAATCTTTTGatgattataaaagaaacgAAAGagattataatataaataaccAAATGTATACTGTTTATAGAAATAAACAGTTTAGAAATATAAGATCtaagaatataaaagtaggagattttataatattagaaaagAATCAACGTGTACCAGCAGACTGCTTGTTATTGAAGACTAGTGATCAAACAGGACAATTGTTTTTGAGAACTGATCAATTAGATGGAGAAACAGATTGGAAATTGAGGACAGCTGTACGAATGATACAAAAAGaaacttttattattaattttaaagatgtTAAAATTTTGGCGGAAGAACCAAATAAAGAGATTTATAAGTTTAATGGAGTTATAagtaaagaagaaatagaTTTGAAAggaataaatttagaagaaCCGAGAAAAAAAggattttttgatttaataaaaaaacaagaagaGGAAGAAGGAGAAGTAGTAAATGAAGAAGTGTACAgttttataacaaaaataaagacagaaggaattattaataaagacTGTGGACTGATGGTTTCCCATCAGTCCGAGAAGAATGTTTTaaactataatttttattgttctTCATCTTCATACCCCAAGGgtatgattttcttttatatttataggcGGGAAAATATTGTACATTTTCCCCCCATAAACATAGTTTGGTAA